One Methylosinus sp. C49 DNA segment encodes these proteins:
- a CDS encoding ATP-binding protein — protein sequence MATVQQIIALVRSYARGDDERFMDLADKAADEAVRRGQAKAASELKALLVEARGRQGVIQKSRDPIPLHRPRGDLIGIMSLAMPDTRLSRMVLSEVLLNRLTKVVKEQRQRGKLIERSLEPRRKFLLTGPPGTGKTMSAAAIAGELGLPLFTVLLDGLITKFMGETAAKLRLVFEAMTERRGVYFFDEVDALATSRGADNDVGEARRILNSFLQFLDEDKSTSLIFAATNHPELLDKAFFRRFQATIEYALPEDELVRPIIENAIYAFDLVEIDWELVLEHSRGLSHADLVAASNDAARDAVLDHDGKINTQILIGSLKENRRHPR from the coding sequence ATGGCAACGGTTCAGCAGATCATCGCACTGGTTCGTAGCTACGCCCGTGGAGACGATGAACGGTTCATGGACTTGGCGGATAAAGCTGCCGACGAGGCGGTGCGGCGCGGACAAGCGAAGGCCGCATCTGAGTTGAAAGCTCTGCTTGTGGAGGCGCGCGGACGACAAGGAGTAATTCAGAAATCCAGAGATCCGATACCCCTGCATCGCCCGCGAGGAGATCTTATCGGGATCATGTCCTTGGCGATGCCGGATACGCGTCTGTCTCGCATGGTTCTCAGTGAGGTTCTGCTCAATCGATTGACGAAAGTCGTGAAGGAGCAGCGCCAGAGAGGCAAATTGATCGAGCGATCGCTAGAGCCGCGTCGAAAATTCCTACTGACGGGTCCGCCCGGAACAGGCAAGACCATGAGCGCAGCAGCGATCGCGGGTGAGCTCGGGCTGCCTCTTTTCACGGTGTTGCTGGACGGTTTAATCACCAAGTTCATGGGAGAGACTGCGGCAAAGCTGAGATTGGTGTTCGAGGCCATGACCGAACGCCGAGGCGTTTATTTCTTCGACGAGGTTGACGCTTTGGCTACCAGTCGAGGCGCCGACAACGACGTCGGTGAAGCGCGAAGAATATTGAACTCATTCCTTCAGTTTCTGGACGAGGACAAGAGCACGAGTTTGATCTTCGCTGCGACCAACCATCCAGAGCTTCTGGACAAGGCCTTTTTTAGGAGATTTCAGGCAACGATCGAATATGCCCTCCCAGAAGACGAGCTTGTTCGTCCCATCATCGAGAACGCGATCTACGCGTTCGATCTCGTCGAGATCGACTGGGAATTGGTTTTGGAACACTCCCGAGGTCTGAGTCATGCCGACCTTGTCGCCGCGAGCAACGATGCCGCCAGAGATGCTGTGCTCGACCACGACGGCAAGATCAATACGCAGATATTGATCGGCTCGCTCAAGGAAAATCGTCGACACCCCCGTTGA
- a CDS encoding metallophosphoesterase yields the protein MTSILVLSDLHLENRPYWRLPDELPPFDVAVFAGDIAETPRVAVEILAAAPALSGRPVVYVPGNHELFSGDIDAAITDGRAAAEGTNVRLLDREISVVAGARFVGAILWTDYALGGDPKRAMQVAADGMYDHRLIRSGDGVFSPGDALARHQGDLAFIEASLAAPFAGPTVVVTHHAPHPRSVHAKYAGSVLSAAFASDLSETIERGRPSLWIHGHCHASSDYRVGATRVVCNPKGNGPRTRGGAVDNGDFREGFVVEV from the coding sequence GTGACCTCGATCCTGGTCCTCTCGGACCTGCACCTCGAGAACCGGCCCTATTGGCGGTTGCCCGACGAGCTGCCGCCTTTCGACGTCGCGGTGTTCGCCGGCGACATCGCCGAGACGCCGCGCGTCGCCGTCGAGATCCTCGCGGCGGCGCCGGCCCTTTCCGGGCGGCCCGTCGTCTACGTGCCCGGCAACCATGAACTCTTCAGCGGCGACATCGACGCCGCGATCACGGACGGGCGCGCCGCCGCCGAGGGCACGAATGTGCGGCTGCTCGATCGCGAGATCTCCGTCGTGGCCGGCGCAAGATTCGTTGGCGCGATCCTTTGGACCGACTATGCCCTCGGCGGCGACCCGAAGCGCGCCATGCAGGTCGCCGCCGACGGCATGTACGACCACCGGCTGATCCGCTCGGGCGACGGGGTCTTCTCTCCGGGCGACGCCCTCGCACGCCACCAGGGCGACCTCGCCTTCATCGAGGCGTCGCTCGCGGCGCCCTTCGCGGGGCCGACCGTCGTCGTGACGCACCACGCCCCGCACCCGCGCTCCGTCCATGCGAAATACGCCGGCAGCGTCCTGAGCGCGGCGTTCGCCTCGGACCTCTCGGAAACGATCGAGCGGGGACGTCCGAGCCTATGGATCCACGGCCATTGCCATGCGTCGTCGGACTATCGCGTCGGCGCGACCCGCGTGGTCTGCAACCCCAAGGGCAACGGGCCGAGAACGCGGGGCGGCGCGGTCGACAATGGCGACTTTCGAGAGGGATTTGTCGTCGAGGTGTGA
- a CDS encoding GNAT family N-acetyltransferase, whose amino-acid sequence MITGELAPGSKGCADWKAVDELRRLCWRDRLADLSTLDDGHDGHAMHFLVRDGGSLVAAARLCIHRVLADTPDRHLFPSALMAAHGPYGCMFRLVVHPSHRNRHISLLLDNARIEVAKRLGCRTMLIAWNPASGVQRRRRLEELGFRSISGGAMLPDGEFGRSIPFAMPLQAGEISDISDLPAASIQWEIPAEARAARL is encoded by the coding sequence ATGATCACAGGCGAACTCGCGCCCGGATCGAAGGGGTGCGCGGACTGGAAGGCCGTCGACGAATTGCGGCGCCTCTGCTGGCGCGACCGGCTGGCCGACCTGTCGACGCTCGACGACGGCCATGACGGGCACGCGATGCATTTCCTCGTCAGGGACGGCGGCAGCCTAGTCGCGGCGGCGCGGCTGTGCATCCATCGCGTCTTGGCCGACACGCCCGATCGGCATCTCTTTCCGTCCGCCCTCATGGCCGCGCATGGGCCCTACGGCTGCATGTTTCGTCTCGTTGTTCATCCCTCCCACCGCAATCGGCACATTTCCTTGCTGCTGGACAATGCCCGGATCGAAGTGGCGAAACGCCTCGGATGCCGAACGATGCTCATCGCGTGGAACCCCGCCTCTGGAGTCCAGCGTCGACGCCGACTGGAGGAGCTGGGCTTCCGCAGCATCAGCGGCGGCGCGATGCTTCCCGATGGCGAGTTCGGCAGATCGATCCCCTTCGCGATGCCCCTGCAAGCCGGCGAAATCTCGGATATCTCGGATCTACCCGCCGCATCGATCCAATGGGAGATTCCAGCAGAAGCTCGCGCCGCGCGCCTGTAG
- a CDS encoding DUF3010 family protein, whose product MCGADIQSRDLVLVSVDKNEDGTFSIVENACTKIQLAGDDQETVRGFRRALAGFIRSHDVRRISLKGRNTNGKFAGGAVGFKIEALVQSLEECDVMIMMPTTIASQVRRHTLTAPESLYKYQHGAYLTASATLVKSDK is encoded by the coding sequence GTGTGCGGAGCCGACATTCAAAGCCGTGATCTGGTTCTGGTAAGCGTCGATAAGAACGAGGATGGAACTTTCTCCATTGTCGAGAATGCCTGCACCAAAATCCAATTAGCGGGTGACGACCAAGAAACTGTGAGAGGTTTTCGACGGGCGCTGGCCGGTTTTATTCGGAGCCACGACGTGCGGCGTATTTCCCTGAAAGGCCGGAACACAAACGGAAAATTTGCCGGCGGCGCCGTCGGCTTCAAGATTGAAGCGCTGGTCCAGTCGCTCGAAGAATGCGACGTCATGATCATGATGCCGACCACAATAGCATCGCAAGTTCGCAGGCACACACTGACAGCGCCCGAGAGTTTGTATAAATATCAACACGGTGCATATTTGACAGCGTCCGCGACGTTGGTGAAGTCCGACAAATGA
- a CDS encoding HNH endonuclease signature motif containing protein has translation MSNIDDKDLLISVAKRVLTRLASLPAISKYIDRQISPFEVETDGWGIQVAKIKRLYFCVYFDLSWQAPRRTLWAGVEAARADAFAPILEAAGHQTAPQYSIGDTRWLSEGLMGFKETVERPSDLAPVLEAYGDENYFGFYCFHATPERFIEEAASFLTLSIADLLKTMDPEDSRGLTKTERSAVTSARIGQGLYKNNLYLVENACRITGVTDPALLRASHIKAWSLCENAKERLDGNNGLLLTPTYDVMFDRYYLTFDPDGRPVVSPRISKAVIESLGMPDPAAMPVRPFSAKQEKYMAFHRDLFERQAHCSPRHSRASPLRQPRAHRP, from the coding sequence ATGTCAAATATAGATGACAAGGATTTGCTGATTTCCGTGGCGAAGCGCGTGTTAACTCGTCTCGCCTCACTTCCTGCGATCTCGAAATATATCGATCGGCAAATATCCCCGTTTGAAGTCGAAACCGATGGCTGGGGTATCCAAGTTGCGAAAATCAAGCGACTCTATTTTTGTGTCTACTTTGATCTTTCTTGGCAGGCTCCTCGGCGAACGCTCTGGGCAGGGGTCGAGGCGGCGAGAGCGGACGCCTTCGCGCCGATCCTCGAGGCAGCCGGACATCAAACGGCCCCCCAATATTCGATAGGCGACACAAGATGGCTTTCGGAAGGCCTAATGGGATTCAAGGAGACCGTCGAGCGTCCCAGTGACTTGGCGCCGGTATTAGAAGCCTACGGCGATGAAAATTATTTCGGTTTTTATTGCTTCCACGCGACGCCTGAACGTTTCATCGAGGAAGCAGCGTCTTTTCTGACGTTGTCCATCGCCGATCTCTTGAAGACCATGGACCCGGAAGACAGCAGGGGTCTCACGAAAACCGAAAGAAGTGCCGTCACAAGTGCCCGCATCGGGCAGGGACTCTATAAGAACAATCTCTATCTGGTGGAAAACGCATGCAGGATAACCGGCGTCACAGACCCCGCTCTGCTGCGTGCAAGTCACATAAAGGCCTGGAGTCTCTGCGAAAACGCGAAGGAGCGGCTGGACGGGAACAACGGGCTGCTTCTGACGCCGACCTATGACGTGATGTTCGATCGATACTATCTGACATTTGATCCAGATGGTCGTCCCGTCGTGTCGCCGCGAATTTCAAAGGCCGTGATTGAATCGCTGGGCATGCCGGATCCGGCTGCGATGCCGGTTCGTCCATTCTCGGCCAAACAAGAGAAATATATGGCGTTTCATCGGGACCTCTTTGAGCGCCAAGCACATTGTTCTCCGCGCCATTCCCGCGCAAGCCCCCTACGGCAACCTCGCGCCCATCGACCGTGA
- a CDS encoding serine/threonine-protein kinase gives MTFEIDAGLPEPITKTLSSLSDRYNFTSQNTEGGNGYVFICKNTLLGTECVVKFYNWEGEERYHLEPQALTNFNSQNLLKVLDAGVADESWAFFVTPYCSEGSLDSHLKSKSTGNLEAYRICADILDALTYLHSQRYVHRDIKPGNVYLHEGHAIVGDFGSLVPLPEGHSHVKASRHAVLYRPPESIVSDTYGFAGDIYQAGLVLYQLLGGKLPVLETDFLSPRQRKEYDKLSFPDNTIYADNNIKQIIAKGKLIDISSVNCWASPALIKAVRKATSPDPARRFLSAADFLGFLAQNRPNITDWSMTDAGQLVLKASPTEYRISVNTLEVGKRRGSASWRTDNTLSGTDLPSIVKEIEAKACG, from the coding sequence ATGACCTTTGAGATTGATGCAGGATTGCCCGAGCCCATCACAAAAACGCTCTCCAGCTTGAGCGACCGTTACAATTTTACCTCCCAGAACACCGAAGGGGGAAATGGCTACGTATTCATCTGTAAAAATACACTTCTCGGCACCGAATGCGTCGTGAAATTTTATAATTGGGAAGGAGAGGAGCGCTACCACCTCGAGCCTCAAGCTCTAACTAACTTCAACTCACAAAACTTGCTCAAGGTACTCGACGCCGGGGTCGCTGACGAGTCCTGGGCATTCTTTGTCACGCCCTACTGTTCCGAAGGGAGCCTCGATTCACATCTGAAATCCAAATCCACCGGAAATTTAGAGGCATATAGGATATGCGCTGACATCCTTGACGCACTAACCTATCTGCACTCACAGAGGTATGTCCATCGTGACATCAAGCCCGGCAATGTGTACCTGCATGAAGGCCACGCGATAGTGGGGGACTTTGGATCTCTCGTCCCGTTACCCGAAGGACACTCTCATGTGAAGGCTTCACGGCATGCAGTTCTTTACCGCCCCCCTGAATCAATCGTGTCCGACACCTATGGGTTTGCGGGTGACATTTACCAAGCCGGTCTGGTTTTATATCAACTGCTCGGAGGAAAGCTACCCGTATTAGAAACAGATTTTCTCAGCCCACGGCAGCGCAAAGAATATGATAAACTCAGTTTTCCAGATAATACCATCTATGCTGATAACAACATAAAGCAAATAATAGCGAAGGGGAAATTGATCGACATTTCATCGGTCAATTGCTGGGCATCTCCAGCGCTTATCAAAGCTGTACGAAAAGCCACCAGCCCCGATCCCGCCCGCCGATTCTTATCCGCCGCTGACTTTCTTGGCTTTCTCGCTCAGAATCGTCCGAACATTACGGACTGGTCAATGACTGACGCCGGGCAACTTGTTCTGAAGGCGTCACCCACTGAGTATCGAATTTCCGTCAACACGCTCGAAGTGGGTAAGCGCAGGGGAAGCGCATCTTGGCGGACGGACAACACATTATCGGGAACTGATTTGCCTTCCATCGTGAAGGAGATCGAAGCAAAGGCATGTGGATAA